One window of the Endomicrobium proavitum genome contains the following:
- a CDS encoding OmpA family protein → MTNGKFARKIVLSLCLITLFCLGKLESQELNVIADEHVKTVWKLAITSGQAQIDKQLQEEHEINPGDSFDVIAFSGRIFMFKNKEVLKEFEQRFANAGVNLQDEHKRKIEISSSLTVSTQDLKELALNNKEHAVVLIEFYNKAFEFEKVKDYKMDLRIPAFPLEIAPSYFRTNKYNLSEKDKKAIKDFAEGLKTREYNTIRIEGHTDATGNDRINIPLAKNRAKAVYSELIKNGVPKEKLTYKGYSSWRPVATNKTKAGRAMNRRAEVFVE, encoded by the coding sequence ATGACAAACGGAAAATTCGCAAGAAAAATTGTTTTAAGTCTGTGTCTTATAACTTTGTTTTGCTTGGGGAAATTGGAGTCGCAAGAACTGAACGTTATTGCAGACGAGCATGTGAAAACGGTATGGAAATTAGCCATAACATCCGGGCAAGCGCAAATAGATAAGCAATTGCAAGAGGAACACGAAATAAATCCGGGCGACAGTTTTGATGTAATAGCTTTTTCCGGACGAATATTTATGTTCAAAAACAAAGAGGTATTAAAGGAATTTGAGCAGAGATTTGCAAACGCCGGAGTAAATTTGCAAGACGAGCATAAACGTAAAATAGAAATATCGTCAAGTCTTACGGTAAGCACGCAAGACTTAAAAGAGTTAGCGTTAAACAATAAAGAGCACGCGGTAGTTTTAATAGAGTTTTACAACAAAGCCTTTGAGTTTGAGAAAGTAAAAGATTATAAGATGGATTTAAGAATACCGGCATTTCCGTTAGAAATAGCGCCGTCGTACTTTAGAACAAACAAATATAATTTGTCGGAAAAAGACAAGAAAGCCATAAAAGATTTCGCAGAAGGTTTGAAAACCAGAGAGTATAATACAATAAGAATAGAAGGACACACGGACGCAACGGGCAACGACAGAATAAATATCCCGTTAGCTAAAAACAGAGCCAAAGCGGTTTACAGCGAGCTGATAAAAAACGGCGTGCCAAAAGAGAAACTGACATATAAAGGCTATTCGTCATGGCGCCCTGTAGCCACAAACAAAACGAAAGCCGGAAGAGCAATGAACCGCAGAGCCGAAGTTTTTGTTGAGTAG
- a CDS encoding cation:proton antiporter, with product MHETFSFLISIVAILTAAKIFGEVAVRCGQSAIIGELIAGVVIGPAVLGFVAETEILKNIGELGAIVLLFEAGLSTDIKEFVKAGGWAALVAVAGVIFPYLFGYFIFLHFGLTNTQAIFAGAVLTATSVGITARVFMDLKKMDSQESKIVLGAAVIDDVIGLVILAVVLQLVSGASVTFGSIAKVTGVALAFLAAAVGVGLLIIPAILKFISKMKQPYIVFLAALVFCLLTAALASKAGLATIVGAFAAGLVLSNTSYKADIKREISPLYAFLVPVFFVLMGTNVDVKVFNPFVAANIPVLILTAVLFVAAFVGKALSGFVVLKKKINKLLVGTAMVPRGEVGLIFAGIGLANNVFAKTEYSALVAVVMLTTFVTPIILKYIISKDSRKNNL from the coding sequence GTGCACGAAACGTTCTCATTTTTAATTTCTATAGTTGCAATACTTACCGCTGCGAAAATATTCGGCGAAGTTGCCGTGCGCTGTGGGCAGAGCGCAATTATCGGCGAGCTTATTGCGGGCGTTGTAATAGGTCCGGCGGTTTTGGGTTTTGTAGCGGAAACTGAAATTTTAAAAAATATCGGCGAGCTTGGCGCGATAGTTCTTCTTTTTGAAGCAGGGCTTTCCACCGATATTAAAGAGTTTGTAAAAGCCGGCGGCTGGGCAGCGCTTGTTGCCGTTGCCGGAGTAATTTTTCCTTACCTGTTTGGGTATTTTATATTTTTACATTTTGGCTTAACTAACACGCAGGCAATTTTTGCCGGCGCCGTGCTTACCGCAACTTCCGTAGGGATTACCGCAAGAGTTTTTATGGATTTAAAAAAGATGGACAGCCAAGAATCTAAAATAGTTTTGGGCGCAGCTGTTATTGACGACGTTATAGGTCTTGTGATTTTGGCGGTTGTTTTGCAGCTTGTAAGCGGCGCATCGGTAACTTTCGGCTCTATTGCAAAAGTAACGGGCGTTGCTCTTGCGTTTTTAGCCGCGGCTGTTGGCGTTGGTCTTCTGATAATTCCTGCAATTTTAAAATTTATTTCTAAAATGAAGCAGCCGTATATTGTTTTTCTTGCGGCTTTAGTTTTTTGTTTATTGACGGCGGCGCTTGCTTCCAAAGCAGGGCTTGCCACAATAGTCGGCGCGTTTGCCGCAGGGCTTGTTTTGTCTAACACATCTTATAAAGCGGACATAAAAAGAGAAATTTCTCCGTTGTATGCGTTTTTGGTGCCGGTGTTTTTTGTTCTTATGGGCACGAACGTGGACGTAAAAGTTTTTAATCCTTTTGTTGCGGCAAATATTCCGGTTTTAATTTTAACTGCGGTTCTTTTTGTTGCGGCGTTTGTCGGCAAAGCGCTTTCCGGTTTTGTGGTGTTAAAGAAGAAAATAAATAAATTGCTCGTGGGCACGGCTATGGTTCCGCGAGGGGAAGTCGGTTTAATTTTCGCAGGCATCGGTCTTGCAAATAACGTTTTTGCAAAAACAGAATATAGCGCTTTGGTTGCAGTTGTAATGCTTACCACTTTTGTAACCCCTATAATTTTGAAATACATTATTTCAAAAGATTCAAGAAAAAATAATTTGTAA
- the dcd gene encoding dCTP deaminase has protein sequence MVKSDKWIIKNAQENKIIEPFEAGQVKKVDGRGVISYGTSSYGYDMRLSDEFMVIKSEVEQKQYNAMIEQPVVSHCSTSQLPNFPTSGFILDPKNSNDLFEPVKVKDYIVIPPNSIVLGKTIEYFRIPRDVVTIAFGKSTYARCGIFVNVTPFEPEWEGYVTLSIANTINLPVKVYANEGIAQVLFLGADEVCEISYADRKGKYQAQKTITQAKI, from the coding sequence ATGGTCAAAAGCGATAAGTGGATTATTAAAAACGCGCAAGAGAATAAAATTATAGAACCGTTTGAAGCCGGACAGGTAAAAAAAGTTGACGGGCGCGGCGTTATTTCTTACGGAACTTCCTCATACGGCTACGATATGCGTTTATCCGACGAGTTTATGGTTATTAAATCGGAAGTTGAGCAAAAACAATACAACGCTATGATTGAACAGCCGGTTGTTAGTCATTGCTCAACCTCCCAACTTCCAAACTTCCCAACTTCCGGTTTTATTCTTGACCCGAAAAATTCAAACGATTTATTTGAACCCGTAAAAGTTAAAGATTATATAGTTATACCGCCAAACTCAATAGTGCTTGGAAAAACCATAGAATATTTCAGAATTCCGCGCGATGTTGTAACGATAGCTTTCGGCAAATCCACTTACGCGCGCTGCGGAATTTTTGTAAACGTTACGCCGTTTGAGCCGGAATGGGAAGGCTATGTAACGCTTTCAATAGCAAACACAATAAATTTGCCGGTGAAAGTTTACGCAAACGAAGGCATAGCGCAGGTATTATTTTTAGGCGCAGACGAAGTGTGCGAAATTTCATACGCCGACAGAAAAGGCAAATATCAAGCTCAAAAAACAATAACGCAGGCAAAAATTTAG
- a CDS encoding adenylosuccinate synthase translates to MSTLVVLGTQWGDEGKGKVVHYLAKQADYIVRYQGGNNAGHTLIYQNKPFVLHLIPSGILFPGKKCLIANGVVIDPKAFKEEVEFLKKTKISYKGNLFVSELAHIILPYHKIIDGYLEEGNVKIGTTKRGIGPAYSDKVKRIGIRIADYLEKEVFEDLLEKNLIEKEPILKKAGVNIKKLKTEILNDRKKLAPFIKPFVVDTSLMIAEAVKKNKKILFESAQGTLLDLDFGTYPFVTSSNPIAGGVCTGAGVGPSDIDSVLGVVKAYTTRVGEGPFTVELFDKYGEFLREKGGEYGATTGRPRRCGWFDAVVVRHSVRVSGIKHLILTKLDCMEELDEIKICVAYKYKGKIYKEFPASRIVQRDAKPVYETFPAFKGKIRGITDFKKLPINAQKYVRRLEELVGAKIDLISLGRKREETIPVNNVKWF, encoded by the coding sequence ATGTCAACATTAGTTGTTTTGGGCACCCAGTGGGGAGATGAAGGTAAAGGTAAAGTAGTTCACTATCTTGCAAAACAGGCAGATTATATTGTGCGCTATCAGGGCGGCAATAACGCGGGGCACACGTTAATATATCAGAACAAACCTTTTGTTCTTCATTTAATTCCGTCGGGAATTTTATTTCCCGGTAAAAAATGTTTAATAGCCAACGGTGTAGTTATTGACCCAAAAGCGTTTAAAGAGGAAGTTGAATTTTTAAAGAAAACAAAAATTTCTTACAAAGGAAATCTTTTTGTAAGCGAACTTGCGCATATAATTCTTCCGTATCACAAAATTATTGACGGATACCTTGAAGAAGGCAACGTAAAAATAGGCACAACAAAACGCGGCATAGGGCCTGCGTATTCCGATAAAGTAAAAAGAATAGGAATAAGAATTGCGGACTATCTTGAAAAAGAAGTGTTTGAAGATTTGCTTGAAAAAAACTTAATAGAAAAAGAGCCCATCTTGAAAAAGGCGGGCGTTAACATAAAAAAATTAAAAACCGAAATTTTAAACGACAGAAAAAAACTGGCGCCTTTTATTAAACCGTTTGTAGTTGATACAAGTTTAATGATTGCCGAAGCCGTAAAGAAAAACAAGAAAATTTTGTTTGAAAGCGCTCAGGGCACGCTTTTAGATTTGGATTTCGGAACGTATCCTTTTGTAACTTCATCCAACCCGATAGCCGGCGGCGTTTGCACAGGCGCAGGCGTTGGACCTTCCGATATAGATTCTGTTTTAGGAGTTGTAAAAGCTTACACAACCCGCGTTGGCGAAGGACCTTTTACCGTAGAACTTTTTGATAAATACGGAGAATTTTTAAGAGAAAAAGGCGGCGAATACGGAGCGACTACCGGCAGACCCCGCCGCTGCGGCTGGTTTGACGCGGTTGTTGTCCGCCACAGCGTGCGCGTAAGCGGAATTAAACATTTAATACTCACAAAACTTGACTGCATGGAAGAGTTGGACGAAATAAAAATTTGCGTAGCGTATAAATACAAAGGCAAAATTTATAAAGAGTTTCCTGCGTCAAGAATTGTGCAGCGCGACGCAAAACCTGTTTACGAAACTTTTCCTGCGTTTAAAGGAAAAATCAGAGGCATAACGGATTTCAAAAAACTTCCAATAAACGCGCAAAAATACGTAAGACGCCTTGAAGAGCTTGTAGGCGCAAAAATAGATTTGATTTCACTCGGAAGAAAAAGAGAAGAGACCATTCCCGTTAACAACGTCAAATGGTTTTAA
- the nrdR gene encoding transcriptional regulator NrdR produces MKCPFCGSLEDQVLDSRPVEDTSAIRRRRECLECKKRYTTFERPEDVALTVVKSDNRREPFDRQKIWAGVDRACRKRPIAAETIDKMASSIENELMDEYVMEIPSNIIGQKILNKLYDVDLVAYIRFASVYRKFSDIDDFTDELKKLKKEHLKSQKKTAKTKTL; encoded by the coding sequence ATGAAATGTCCTTTTTGCGGAAGCCTGGAAGATCAGGTGCTTGATTCGCGCCCTGTTGAAGATACTTCAGCTATCAGGCGGCGCAGAGAATGTTTGGAATGCAAAAAAAGATACACAACTTTTGAACGTCCTGAAGACGTTGCGCTTACGGTTGTAAAATCCGACAACAGAAGAGAACCGTTTGACAGACAAAAAATTTGGGCGGGAGTTGACCGCGCGTGCCGCAAACGTCCTATAGCGGCGGAAACCATAGATAAAATGGCAAGTTCCATAGAGAACGAACTTATGGACGAATACGTAATGGAAATTCCGTCAAATATTATAGGACAAAAAATTTTAAATAAGCTTTACGACGTAGATTTGGTGGCTTACATTCGTTTTGCGTCGGTGTATAGAAAATTCAGCGATATAGACGATTTTACCGACGAACTTAAAAAACTTAAAAAAGAACATTTAAAAAGTCAGAAGAAAACCGCAAAAACTAAAACGTTATAA
- the guaA gene encoding glutamine-hydrolyzing GMP synthase — protein sequence MILILDFGSQYTQLIARRIREEKVYCEIYPGNKPLSEFSELNNLKGIILSGGYDSVYAKGAPHPDKKIWELGIPVLGICYGMQLIAELLGGKVSPSNKREFGLAEVSVNPKCELLKGLKNRETLWMSHGDKLSKLPKDFKITAKSPNSPYAAIENTKKNIYGVQFHPEVKHSVHGRKILQNFIFNICKEKQDWTMKSYISEEIKRVRAQVGKGKVLCALSGGVDSSVAAVLLHRAIGKNLFCVYVDHGLQKLGETERVRKVFGKTFGKNLFIVDAKKVFLGKLKGVTDPETKRKIIGHTFIEVFDKYAKQLKGINFLLQGTIYPDVIESVSIKGSKQPIKSHHNVGGLPAKMKMQLVEPLKFLFKDEVRVLGRELKIPNEIIDRQPFPGPGLAIRCLGEITDEKLRILKEADDIVTQEIIKAGLYEKIWQSFAIILPVKTVGVMGDARTYEHVIVLRAVNSVDAMTADWVKLPYDLLGTISSRIINEVKGANRVVYDISNKPPATIEWE from the coding sequence ATGATTTTAATCTTGGATTTCGGTTCGCAATATACCCAGCTTATAGCAAGAAGAATCAGAGAAGAAAAAGTTTATTGCGAAATTTATCCCGGAAATAAACCTTTATCGGAATTTTCGGAACTTAATAATTTAAAAGGTATCATTTTATCCGGCGGTTATGACAGCGTTTATGCAAAAGGAGCGCCGCACCCTGATAAGAAAATTTGGGAGCTTGGCATTCCTGTTTTAGGTATATGTTACGGAATGCAGTTGATAGCAGAGCTTTTGGGCGGCAAAGTTTCTCCGTCAAATAAGAGAGAATTCGGTTTAGCCGAGGTTTCCGTCAATCCTAAATGCGAATTATTAAAAGGGCTAAAAAACAGAGAAACTCTGTGGATGAGCCACGGGGATAAACTTTCCAAACTTCCAAAAGATTTTAAAATTACCGCAAAATCGCCGAATTCGCCTTATGCAGCGATAGAAAATACTAAAAAAAATATATACGGCGTTCAGTTCCACCCCGAAGTTAAACATTCCGTTCACGGTCGTAAAATCCTTCAAAATTTTATTTTTAATATCTGCAAAGAAAAACAAGATTGGACTATGAAGTCTTATATTTCCGAAGAAATTAAAAGAGTGCGCGCGCAGGTTGGCAAGGGCAAGGTTTTGTGCGCATTGTCGGGCGGAGTAGATTCTTCCGTCGCGGCGGTTTTGCTTCATAGAGCGATAGGTAAAAATCTTTTCTGCGTTTATGTTGATCACGGTTTGCAGAAGCTCGGGGAAACAGAAAGAGTCAGAAAAGTTTTTGGTAAAACTTTCGGCAAAAATTTATTTATTGTTGACGCTAAAAAGGTATTTTTGGGCAAACTAAAAGGCGTAACGGACCCTGAAACAAAAAGAAAAATTATAGGTCATACTTTTATAGAAGTTTTTGATAAATACGCAAAACAGCTTAAAGGCATAAATTTTCTTTTGCAGGGAACAATATATCCGGACGTTATAGAAAGCGTTTCAATTAAAGGTTCCAAACAGCCTATTAAAAGCCATCACAACGTCGGCGGACTTCCGGCAAAAATGAAGATGCAGCTTGTGGAGCCTTTAAAATTTTTATTTAAAGACGAAGTTCGTGTTTTGGGAAGAGAACTAAAAATTCCAAACGAAATAATAGACAGGCAGCCTTTCCCGGGTCCGGGACTTGCAATAAGATGTCTCGGAGAAATTACCGACGAGAAATTAAGAATTTTAAAGGAAGCCGACGATATTGTAACGCAGGAAATAATAAAAGCCGGACTTTATGAAAAAATCTGGCAGTCCTTTGCCATAATACTTCCCGTAAAAACAGTAGGCGTTATGGGCGACGCAAGAACTTATGAGCACGTAATAGTTTTGCGCGCCGTAAATTCCGTTGACGCAATGACCGCAGACTGGGTAAAACTGCCTTACGATTTGCTTGGAACGATATCCTCAAGAATTATCAATGAAGTTAAAGGCGCAAACAGAGTTGTTTACGATATTTCAAATAAACCGCCTGCGACAATTGAGTGGGAATAG
- a CDS encoding vitamin B12-dependent ribonucleotide reductase yields the protein MAISKKEELISQTPAALEKNALTVLEKRYLQKDENGNINETPEDLFYRVAENISQADKIYDKDADTDSLAKEFYLAMSSLDFLPNSPTLMNAGRHLQQLSACFVLPIEDSMDSIFETLKNTALIHKSGGGTGFSFSRLRPKSDQVKTTSGVSSGPVSFMQVFNSATEAIKQGGTRRGANMGMLRVDHPDILEFISCKDDTKNLTNFNISVAVTKEFMDAVEDDEDYNLYNPRNGEVAGKLNAKEVFNKIVDQAWKNGEPGIVFIDRMNDGNPTPEVGLIESTNPCGEQPLLPYESCNLGSINLGHFVKDGDVDWEKLEKTVRTAVHFLDNVIDMNNYPIQKIGETTRSNRKIGLGVMGWADLLMYLNISYGSHDSLMLAEKLMGFIQTKSHEFSQELALKRGAFPNFKKSVYVKGSPIRNATTTTIAPTGTIGIIASASGGIEPIFALVYRRANCLDNEDMFVINPYFEKFAKEHGFYSTELMDKVSKTGSVHGLKEIPEKYRKIFVTAQDISPDDHIRMQAAFQKFTDNAVSKTVNFQNSATKEDVKKVYILSYKMGCKGVTVYRDGSREGVLITGEKKETAVAAEVKEKKPRTRPRKTSGFTFLMHTGCGKMYVTINEDENGACELFTQLGKSGGCTSSQSEAIARLISLALRSGVNQDEIISQLKGIRCPSPTLAEGGAILSCADAVAKAMEAYAKEKQAPALFDNAVVTAADPYPEASPEKKSAYSKDSKQNFSGSCPQCPECGEMLTFEEGCQKCNSCGYSKCW from the coding sequence ATGGCAATCAGCAAAAAAGAGGAACTTATCTCGCAAACCCCGGCGGCTTTAGAAAAAAACGCGCTTACGGTTTTGGAAAAGAGATATTTGCAAAAAGACGAAAACGGAAATATTAACGAGACTCCGGAAGATTTGTTTTACAGAGTTGCTGAAAATATATCCCAGGCGGACAAAATATACGATAAAGACGCCGATACGGATTCTTTGGCAAAAGAATTTTACTTGGCAATGTCGTCGTTAGATTTTTTGCCGAACTCTCCTACGCTTATGAACGCGGGAAGACATTTGCAGCAGCTTTCCGCATGCTTTGTTTTGCCAATAGAAGACTCAATGGATTCCATTTTTGAAACGTTAAAAAATACCGCGCTTATACACAAGTCCGGCGGCGGAACCGGTTTTTCTTTTTCAAGGCTTCGCCCGAAATCCGATCAGGTAAAAACTACAAGCGGAGTTTCTTCTGGCCCCGTTTCTTTTATGCAGGTTTTTAATTCCGCAACCGAAGCTATTAAACAGGGCGGAACGCGCCGCGGCGCAAATATGGGAATGCTGCGCGTAGATCATCCGGATATCTTGGAATTTATTTCATGCAAAGACGACACAAAAAATTTGACTAACTTTAATATTTCCGTAGCCGTTACCAAAGAATTTATGGACGCTGTTGAAGACGACGAAGATTACAATCTTTATAATCCGCGCAACGGCGAAGTTGCCGGCAAACTTAACGCGAAAGAAGTTTTCAATAAAATAGTAGATCAGGCGTGGAAAAACGGCGAACCCGGAATAGTTTTTATAGACAGAATGAACGACGGAAATCCTACGCCGGAGGTCGGTTTAATAGAATCTACAAACCCTTGCGGAGAGCAGCCGCTTCTTCCTTACGAGTCTTGCAATTTGGGCTCTATAAATTTAGGGCATTTTGTAAAAGACGGCGACGTTGACTGGGAAAAACTTGAAAAAACCGTCCGGACCGCCGTTCACTTTTTAGACAATGTTATAGACATGAACAACTATCCGATACAGAAAATCGGCGAGACTACGCGTTCTAACCGCAAAATAGGTCTTGGCGTTATGGGCTGGGCGGATTTGCTTATGTATTTAAATATTTCTTACGGTTCGCACGATTCTTTAATGCTTGCGGAAAAACTTATGGGCTTTATTCAAACAAAGTCCCATGAGTTTTCACAAGAGCTTGCGCTAAAACGCGGAGCGTTTCCCAACTTCAAAAAGAGCGTTTATGTTAAAGGCAGTCCTATAAGAAACGCAACCACAACAACTATAGCGCCTACGGGAACTATCGGCATAATAGCTTCTGCTTCCGGCGGAATAGAGCCTATTTTTGCGCTTGTTTACAGAAGAGCAAATTGTTTGGACAACGAAGATATGTTTGTTATAAATCCGTATTTTGAAAAATTTGCAAAAGAGCATGGTTTTTATTCAACGGAACTTATGGACAAAGTTTCAAAAACCGGAAGCGTTCACGGGCTGAAAGAAATTCCGGAAAAATACAGAAAAATTTTTGTGACGGCTCAGGATATTTCTCCCGACGACCACATAAGAATGCAGGCGGCTTTCCAAAAATTTACCGATAACGCCGTGTCAAAAACCGTAAATTTCCAAAATTCCGCAACAAAGGAAGATGTAAAAAAAGTTTACATTCTTTCTTATAAAATGGGCTGCAAAGGCGTAACGGTTTACCGCGACGGAAGCCGCGAAGGCGTGCTTATTACCGGCGAGAAAAAAGAAACCGCTGTTGCCGCGGAAGTTAAAGAGAAAAAACCAAGAACAAGACCCAGAAAAACATCGGGTTTTACTTTCTTAATGCATACGGGCTGCGGTAAAATGTATGTAACTATAAATGAAGATGAAAACGGCGCGTGCGAATTGTTTACCCAGCTTGGAAAATCCGGCGGGTGCACTTCGTCGCAGTCTGAAGCTATAGCAAGACTTATTTCCCTTGCGTTGCGCTCCGGCGTAAATCAGGACGAAATTATCAGCCAGCTTAAAGGAATAAGATGCCCGTCGCCGACGCTTGCCGAAGGCGGAGCAATTCTTTCATGCGCGGACGCCGTTGCAAAAGCTATGGAAGCTTACGCCAAAGAAAAACAGGCGCCGGCGCTTTTTGATAACGCCGTAGTAACTGCCGCAGATCCCTATCCGGAAGCGTCGCCGGAAAAAAAGTCGGCTTATTCTAAAGATTCCAAACAAAATTTTTCAGGCTCATGCCCGCAATGCCCCGAGTGCGGCGAAATGCTGACTTTTGAAGAAGGCTGCCAAAAGTGCAATTCCTGCGGCTATTCAAAATGCTGGTGA
- the thyX gene encoding FAD-dependent thymidylate synthase: MKVKLLKFTQEPEKTCAIAARLCYSSVGIDEISQKLTKEKIKDLLARVISSGHHSVLEHASFSFGVEGVSRALLAQLTRHRVASFSVQSQRYVKFDKGVEFVIPDTVKKDKNALKKFNEFLKNIENFYKELLDGGIPAEDARYILPNASATKIVITMNARELRHFFSLRCCNRAQWEIRDMACRMLNLARKEAPILFSDAGPDCARDGCREDKPCGKPWKR, encoded by the coding sequence GTGAAAGTAAAACTTTTAAAGTTTACGCAGGAACCTGAAAAAACTTGCGCCATAGCGGCAAGGCTTTGTTATAGTTCCGTCGGCATAGACGAAATTTCACAAAAACTTACCAAAGAAAAAATTAAAGATTTGCTTGCAAGAGTTATTTCGTCGGGGCATCATTCCGTTTTGGAACACGCTTCTTTTTCTTTCGGCGTTGAGGGCGTTTCGCGTGCGCTGCTTGCGCAGCTTACTCGTCATAGAGTGGCGTCTTTTAGCGTGCAAAGTCAGCGATACGTTAAGTTTGATAAAGGCGTGGAGTTTGTAATTCCAGACACGGTTAAAAAAGATAAAAACGCGTTAAAAAAGTTTAATGAGTTTTTAAAAAATATAGAAAATTTTTATAAAGAGCTTCTTGACGGCGGTATTCCCGCCGAAGACGCAAGATATATTCTTCCTAACGCCTCGGCAACCAAAATAGTAATTACCATGAACGCAAGAGAGTTGAGACACTTTTTTTCTTTAAGATGCTGCAACAGAGCGCAGTGGGAAATAAGAGATATGGCTTGCCGCATGCTAAATCTTGCGCGCAAAGAAGCTCCGATTCTTTTTTCAGACGCCGGCCCCGACTGCGCGCGCGACGGATGTCGCGAAGACAAACCCTGCGGAAAACCTTGGAAAAGATAA